A genomic segment from Synergistaceae bacterium encodes:
- a CDS encoding rubredoxin has protein sequence MKKYVCTVCSYVYDPAAGDPDSGIAPGTAFEDIPDDWVCPVCSVTKDMFEPE, from the coding sequence GTGAAAAAATATGTATGCACGGTTTGCAGTTATGTTTATGATCCCGCGGCAGGAGATCCGGATTCCGGCATTGCGCCGGGTACCGCCTTTGAGGATATTCCCGACGACTGGGTGTGCCCGGTCTGTTCCGTGACGAAGGATATGTTCGAACCCGAGTAA
- the dnaX gene encoding DNA polymerase III subunit gamma/tau: MGISLYRRYRPQKFSEVAGQSAAVDVLVRSLQRARTGQAYLFSGPRGCGKTTVARLLARALNCLAPVEGYEPCCSCKNCLAIAAGESLDVIEIDGASNNGVEEIRELRSHILSVPMSSKYKVYIIDEVHMLSISAFNALLKTLEEPPEHVVFILATTEAHKVPVTIRSRCQHIPFHRIETRIICERLIQVCEAESVKFQPEALWEIARQADGAMRDGLSMLEQVAGSEEETLTLADVETALGQASRSSLERWLESWRKGDMSTFCELDRMLAGGASPQRFLEELFSLVRNLWLVARWGGILETLDASGQEKEYLKAEAPRWRPQELERIMRFLAGLLPQTRMGLRMDVLSGLLMAGISSPEVGAPEKTLPSLTASPTRRPVVPDIPAPEPGSARTTAPKPAVPEPVVSAPAAAAPDGVSEVPEGEDCPEERRKETSEALYGEDFTLYCGFVSSAALTDGRRLILDTPFRYVYETLKLEQNRRGLKKILGPLWPEGILLRHGELTASCDEVYSAPAKISEKRRFSGKSETPSASPFSEEPESTGNEKTEAKEARLPGGVPFDGLVRDVARWMRGEVILVRRGADDDIDDVSAEESKDY, encoded by the coding sequence TTGGGTATTTCGCTGTATCGGCGGTATCGTCCTCAGAAATTTTCCGAAGTCGCGGGACAATCTGCAGCCGTCGATGTCCTGGTGAGAAGCCTTCAGCGGGCGCGCACAGGGCAGGCGTATCTTTTTTCCGGGCCCCGGGGCTGCGGCAAGACCACCGTCGCCCGACTGCTGGCCCGGGCCCTCAACTGTCTGGCCCCTGTTGAGGGGTACGAACCCTGTTGCAGCTGCAAGAACTGTCTCGCCATAGCCGCGGGGGAAAGTCTCGACGTCATCGAAATCGACGGGGCATCCAACAATGGAGTGGAGGAGATTCGCGAGCTCAGAAGCCACATCCTGTCGGTACCCATGTCGTCAAAATATAAAGTGTACATTATCGACGAGGTGCATATGCTCTCCATCTCCGCCTTCAACGCCCTGCTGAAAACGCTGGAAGAGCCCCCGGAACACGTGGTGTTCATTTTGGCCACCACCGAGGCCCACAAGGTTCCGGTGACGATTCGGTCCCGATGTCAGCACATTCCTTTTCATCGCATCGAGACGCGAATCATCTGCGAGCGCCTGATCCAGGTCTGCGAGGCGGAATCGGTGAAATTTCAGCCCGAAGCCCTGTGGGAGATTGCCCGTCAGGCGGATGGAGCCATGAGAGACGGTCTTTCCATGCTGGAGCAGGTGGCGGGCTCAGAAGAGGAAACCCTCACCCTGGCCGACGTGGAGACAGCGCTGGGACAGGCCAGTCGTTCTTCCCTGGAGCGATGGCTTGAAAGCTGGAGAAAGGGCGACATGTCCACCTTCTGCGAACTCGACCGGATGCTGGCCGGCGGAGCTTCTCCCCAGAGGTTTCTGGAGGAGCTGTTTTCGTTGGTTCGCAATCTGTGGCTGGTGGCCCGGTGGGGGGGTATCCTCGAAACTCTCGACGCATCCGGGCAGGAAAAGGAATATCTGAAGGCGGAAGCCCCCCGATGGAGGCCCCAGGAGCTGGAGCGGATCATGCGTTTTCTGGCCGGATTGCTTCCTCAAACGCGAATGGGGCTTAGAATGGACGTCCTGAGCGGGCTGCTGATGGCCGGAATCTCCAGCCCGGAGGTCGGCGCGCCCGAAAAAACGCTTCCTTCTTTGACTGCTTCTCCGACGCGAAGACCTGTCGTTCCGGATATTCCAGCTCCGGAGCCGGGTTCTGCCAGGACGACCGCGCCGAAACCCGCCGTTCCGGAACCTGTCGTTTCGGCTCCCGCGGCTGCGGCCCCGGACGGGGTATCGGAGGTTCCGGAGGGAGAAGACTGTCCGGAGGAGCGTCGAAAAGAGACGTCAGAGGCTCTTTACGGGGAAGATTTCACGCTGTACTGCGGATTTGTGAGTTCAGCGGCTTTGACGGACGGCCGGCGTCTGATCCTGGATACGCCCTTCCGTTATGTATACGAGACCCTGAAGCTGGAGCAGAACCGCCGAGGGCTGAAGAAGATTCTGGGTCCCCTGTGGCCGGAGGGAATCCTTCTGCGCCACGGAGAGCTTACGGCTTCCTGCGACGAAGTTTACTCCGCGCCGGCGAAAATTTCGGAAAAGAGACGCTTCTCCGGAAAATCCGAAACTCCTTCCGCTTCCCCGTTTTCAGAGGAACCGGAATCGACCGGGAACGAAAAAACGGAAGCGAAGGAGGCGCGGCTCCCCGGGGGAGTCCCTTTTGACGGGCTGGTCCGCGACGTTGCGCGCTGGATGCGGGGAGAGGTCATTCTGGTGCGTCGCGGCGCCGATGACGATATCGACGATGTCTCCGCCGAAGAATCAAAGGATTATTAA
- the dnaE gene encoding DNA polymerase III subunit alpha: MTRPFVHLHVHTEYSLLDGAIRTGSLAKKVASWEVPAVAMTDHGAMYGTIEFYEQCKAAGVNPIIGCEVYVDPDGHRSREKKGKNNHLILLAENDEGCHNLFRLVSIANTDGFYYKPRIDHDLLAKYSRGLIASSACLGGEIPQLILAGKEKEAADRATLYRDIMGKDNFFLEVMSNTLPEQAKVNKALIRLSRETGIPLIATSDAHYQEKEDFEWHKLLLRINTRADDTDDAFGFSTNDFYLRSPEEMDAFFGAELPEALDNTVKIAERCRVDFNLNSGDYKLPRLDLTEGVTLERHLEDEAWKGLRARLGEQPPEEYRKRLEYELGVINSMGFAGYFIIVAGIIQAAKDRNIPIGPGRGSAAGSLVAWSLRITELDPLACGLLFERFLNPERISMPDIDTDVSDKGREELLKYIVEQYGSDRVSQIITFGRMKSRQAVKDVGRAMGLEYARMDRLAKLIPFGVKSIKEAKETVPELKETIESDPELAQVVKIAEKIEGLARHPSQHAAGVVITPDPVTDLVPIRRIGAAEINGDVLDISQTVTQFTMEPIEKLGLVKMDFLGLSTLSIIEEALENIRLNGREAPDMSSLSLTDSLTYQMLQNADTLGIFQLESGGMRRLLLDLKVDCFEDLVAVLAMYRPGPLGSGMVKQYVECKHGRQKPEYPHPLLEEVLKETYGVILYQEQVMQCASILAGYTLGEADLLRRAMGKKKVEVMKQQRAKFVEGASTRGIDLKKAEHIFDLIQEFAGYGFNKSHSAAYALISYQTAYLKAHYRAEFMAAYLSSQMKAIKEVLGRYVREVRRSGVQVLQPDINSSMESFTAVGEVIRFGLGAVAKVGHNAVDAIVAARREGKFSSLWNFLTRVDLRVVSKSATENLIYAGAFDELEPNRARLVSALADFVAAAQKKNRDEGQYSLFELLEEAPEDTDGPDMPECGDFSVFERLEHEKEVMGIYISGHPFDSYEDRVKRHSTCTIEELPCWRGSGPARVGGIILGVTDKMTKKGTTMGLLTLEDSDGSVEMVVFPQLWESLKTQVKVGEPYIAEGELGDREPRNFIVRKLTRLEDIGADEAGMIRIRLRVDLIPQSLDFRDFAVALKDCPGPSTVLLELADDRDSCVLLLPDYRIDETGSIRQRLSEVVPSGAFEVLC; this comes from the coding sequence ATGACGAGACCTTTTGTGCATCTGCATGTTCATACGGAATACAGTCTCCTGGACGGGGCCATCCGCACCGGATCCCTGGCGAAAAAGGTCGCCTCGTGGGAGGTGCCGGCCGTGGCCATGACGGACCACGGAGCGATGTACGGAACCATAGAGTTTTACGAGCAGTGCAAGGCCGCGGGGGTCAATCCCATCATCGGCTGCGAGGTATACGTGGATCCCGACGGACATCGCTCCCGTGAAAAAAAGGGAAAGAACAACCATCTGATCCTGCTGGCGGAGAACGACGAAGGCTGCCACAACCTTTTCAGGCTGGTCTCCATCGCCAACACGGATGGATTTTATTACAAGCCCCGTATCGATCACGACCTTCTGGCAAAGTACAGCAGGGGGCTGATCGCATCCTCGGCCTGCCTGGGCGGGGAGATTCCTCAGCTCATTCTGGCGGGGAAGGAGAAGGAGGCCGCGGACAGGGCGACGCTGTATCGGGACATCATGGGAAAGGATAATTTCTTTCTCGAAGTCATGTCGAACACGCTTCCCGAGCAGGCGAAAGTCAACAAGGCGCTCATACGGCTCTCCAGGGAGACGGGCATTCCCCTGATCGCCACCAGCGACGCCCATTATCAGGAAAAAGAGGATTTTGAGTGGCATAAACTTCTTCTTCGAATCAACACCCGGGCCGACGACACGGACGACGCCTTCGGTTTTTCCACCAACGACTTCTACCTGCGAAGCCCCGAGGAAATGGACGCGTTTTTCGGCGCGGAGCTGCCCGAAGCCCTGGACAACACCGTAAAAATTGCGGAGAGGTGCAGGGTGGATTTCAACCTGAATTCGGGGGACTACAAACTTCCCCGACTGGACCTGACGGAAGGGGTCACGCTTGAGCGCCATCTCGAAGACGAGGCCTGGAAGGGGCTTCGCGCCCGTCTTGGGGAGCAGCCTCCGGAGGAATACCGGAAACGCCTCGAATATGAGCTCGGAGTCATCAACAGCATGGGGTTCGCCGGATATTTCATCATTGTGGCGGGAATCATCCAGGCGGCAAAGGATAGAAACATCCCCATCGGGCCGGGGCGCGGCTCCGCGGCGGGGTCTCTCGTCGCCTGGAGCCTGCGGATAACGGAACTGGACCCCTTGGCCTGCGGGCTGCTTTTCGAAAGATTTTTAAACCCTGAGCGCATCAGTATGCCTGATATCGACACCGACGTTTCCGACAAGGGACGCGAGGAGCTTCTGAAGTATATCGTAGAGCAGTATGGCAGCGACCGCGTATCCCAGATCATTACCTTCGGGCGCATGAAAAGCCGTCAGGCGGTCAAGGACGTGGGGAGGGCCATGGGACTGGAGTACGCCAGAATGGACAGGCTCGCGAAGCTCATCCCCTTCGGCGTCAAAAGCATAAAAGAGGCGAAGGAGACGGTTCCTGAGCTGAAAGAGACGATAGAATCCGATCCGGAGCTGGCCCAGGTGGTAAAAATTGCGGAAAAGATCGAGGGACTGGCTCGTCATCCCTCTCAACACGCGGCTGGGGTTGTCATCACTCCGGACCCGGTGACGGATCTGGTTCCCATACGCCGAATCGGAGCGGCCGAGATAAACGGCGACGTTCTGGACATCAGCCAGACCGTGACCCAGTTCACCATGGAGCCCATTGAAAAACTGGGGCTGGTAAAGATGGATTTTCTGGGACTGAGCACCCTCTCCATCATCGAAGAGGCCCTGGAAAACATTCGTCTCAACGGCAGAGAAGCTCCGGATATGAGTTCCCTGTCCCTGACCGATTCCCTGACGTATCAAATGCTGCAGAACGCGGACACCCTGGGAATATTCCAGCTCGAATCGGGGGGGATGCGGCGTTTGCTTCTGGACCTGAAGGTGGACTGCTTCGAGGACCTGGTCGCCGTTCTGGCCATGTATCGTCCGGGGCCTCTGGGCAGCGGCATGGTCAAACAGTATGTCGAGTGCAAGCATGGACGTCAAAAACCCGAATATCCCCATCCGCTGCTGGAGGAGGTCCTGAAGGAAACCTACGGCGTGATTCTGTATCAGGAGCAGGTCATGCAGTGCGCGTCCATTCTGGCCGGATACACCCTTGGCGAGGCGGACCTGCTGCGCCGGGCCATGGGAAAGAAAAAAGTGGAGGTCATGAAGCAGCAGCGGGCGAAGTTCGTGGAGGGCGCGTCGACCCGGGGCATCGATCTGAAGAAGGCCGAACATATTTTCGACCTGATTCAGGAGTTCGCCGGATACGGGTTCAATAAGTCCCACAGCGCGGCCTACGCCCTGATCTCGTACCAGACGGCCTATTTGAAGGCCCATTACCGGGCGGAGTTCATGGCCGCCTATCTTTCCAGCCAGATGAAAGCCATAAAAGAGGTTCTGGGCAGGTACGTCCGAGAGGTGCGCCGCAGCGGCGTACAGGTGCTCCAGCCGGACATCAACTCCTCCATGGAGAGCTTTACGGCGGTGGGGGAGGTCATTCGCTTCGGCCTGGGGGCCGTGGCCAAGGTGGGGCACAACGCCGTCGACGCCATCGTGGCCGCCCGGCGGGAGGGAAAATTTTCGTCCCTGTGGAACTTTCTGACCCGCGTTGACCTGCGCGTCGTCAGCAAATCCGCCACGGAAAATTTGATTTACGCGGGGGCCTTCGACGAACTGGAGCCCAACCGGGCCAGGCTGGTGAGCGCGTTGGCGGACTTCGTGGCCGCCGCCCAGAAAAAGAACAGGGATGAGGGGCAATATTCCCTCTTCGAGCTGCTGGAGGAGGCCCCGGAGGATACCGACGGGCCGGACATGCCCGAGTGCGGGGACTTTTCTGTTTTCGAGCGCCTCGAACATGAAAAGGAAGTCATGGGAATTTATATTTCAGGACACCCTTTCGACAGCTATGAAGACAGGGTGAAACGCCATTCTACGTGTACAATAGAGGAGCTTCCATGCTGGAGAGGTTCCGGCCCCGCCAGGGTTGGGGGTATAATTTTGGGCGTGACCGATAAAATGACGAAGAAGGGAACGACGATGGGACTTCTGACGCTGGAAGATTCCGACGGAAGCGTCGAAATGGTCGTCTTCCCACAGCTTTGGGAGAGCCTGAAGACTCAGGTGAAAGTCGGGGAACCCTATATCGCGGAGGGGGAGCTGGGGGACAGAGAGCCCAGGAATTTCATTGTGCGAAAACTCACGCGTCTGGAGGATATAGGCGCCGACGAGGCGGGAATGATTCGCATTCGCCTGCGGGTGGACCTGATTCCTCAGTCGCTGGATTTTCGGGATTTCGCCGTGGCCCTGAAAGATTGCCCCGGACCTTCCACCGTTCTTCTGGAGCTGGCGGACGATCGGGACTCCTGCGTGCTGCTGCTGCCGGATTATCGAATCGATGAAACCGGCTCCATCAGGCAGCGTCTGTCCGAGGTCGTTCCCTCGGGAGCCTTCGAGGTTTTGTGTTGA
- a CDS encoding AEC family transporter yields MQSVLVVLPIFLIVAMGWILRYKKVISPQTLRENNSVLYWFAMPCVILRGILGADLNVLQNPSFVAAVWLPYLATTTVVWIFGRHGETRERFSTLTLSATRGNHFFAGLPIIYLAMGQPGVEAATLNLAISLVAMQLVSIGSGQLALFGKPSWTTMLATMKHLLKNPLFMFCLLGLLMDTAGLNHLPKWMDSTLSILADISTGMALLMLGAGLHIENVLKMIQSVWKILFVKLVLHPVLGASIFLFFGLSSPMFQASVLLTAMPVGINTAIIAEEMGMDGEYCGRGVALTTLCSMISLPLWINILGLV; encoded by the coding sequence ATGCAGTCTGTTTTGGTCGTGCTGCCTATTTTTCTTATCGTGGCCATGGGCTGGATTTTGAGATACAAAAAAGTTATCTCTCCTCAGACCCTCAGAGAAAACAACTCTGTCCTCTACTGGTTTGCCATGCCCTGCGTCATTCTGCGCGGCATCCTGGGCGCGGACCTGAACGTCCTGCAGAATCCCTCATTCGTCGCCGCGGTGTGGCTGCCCTACCTGGCCACCACGACTGTCGTCTGGATCTTCGGACGCCACGGCGAAACCCGGGAACGGTTCTCCACCCTGACCCTGTCCGCCACCCGGGGCAATCACTTTTTCGCCGGGCTTCCCATCATCTACCTCGCCATGGGACAGCCTGGAGTGGAGGCGGCGACGCTGAACCTGGCGATCTCCCTGGTCGCCATGCAGCTCGTGTCCATCGGCAGCGGACAGCTGGCTCTTTTCGGAAAACCCTCCTGGACGACGATGCTCGCAACCATGAAGCATCTTCTGAAAAATCCGCTCTTTATGTTCTGCCTTCTGGGGCTTCTGATGGACACCGCCGGGCTCAACCATCTTCCAAAATGGATGGATTCGACTCTGAGCATCCTGGCCGACATCAGCACGGGAATGGCTCTTTTGATGCTGGGAGCCGGACTGCATATCGAAAACGTTTTGAAAATGATTCAGTCCGTCTGGAAAATTCTGTTCGTCAAGCTGGTGCTTCATCCCGTCCTGGGGGCTTCGATTTTCCTTTTCTTCGGCCTCTCCTCCCCCATGTTCCAGGCCAGTGTGCTGCTGACCGCCATGCCGGTTGGGATCAACACCGCCATCATCGCCGAGGAAATGGGGATGGACGGGGAATACTGCGGCAGGGGCGTCGCGCTGACGACGCTTTGTTCCATGATCTCCCTGCCTCTGTGGATCAATATTCTGGGGCTGGTCTGA